One window of the Vigna radiata var. radiata cultivar VC1973A unplaced genomic scaffold, Vradiata_ver6 scaffold_264, whole genome shotgun sequence genome contains the following:
- the LOC106755165 gene encoding nitrate regulatory gene2 protein, with protein MGCSHSRLDDEEAVQLCRDRKKFIKQAVEQRTRLATGHMAYIESLKRVSAALRDYIEGDEPREFSLDNAITPPFTPVKKKSGPGFIPISAKPFAATGAIEFGIGPNSTLKVNYFRPGGNPAISVEERPQSPERVRVETYYPPMQQYGFDGFFNMQSSPVNPSIFAYSPNNRPTIPPPSPQASQWDFFWNPFSSLDSYGYPAKSIDHAAMDDEYRGLRQVREEEGIPDLEEDETEHEDGVGKRNVVEERTRPNMNSSKEEVIVEDVEDDDDDDDDDDDEEEEEEEEEEDEEEEEEEETDIEDATKHVAKDSQARGSASFEVSKAQAAGHIESSHREMTIGKKDAVEETPGFTVYVNRRPTSMAEVINDIETQFTIVYNAAKDVAALLEAKKSQYLLTSNELSGSKLLNPVALIRSASSRSSSSRYLVNCSSTGKEGCDGTKNLSEEHCMLSGSHHSTLDRLNTWEKKLYEEVRSGERIRIAYEKKCKQLRNFDAKGEDPSCVDKARAAIRDLDTQITVSIHSVEAISRRIETLRDEELYPQLLELVQGLERMWKVMAECHQKQKRTLDEAKILLAGTYSKLHARKQSSMLMTDPNRLARSASNLEFELRNWRNAFESWITSQRSYIHALTGWLLRCMRTEPDASKLPCSPRRSSGTHPLFGLCVQWSRRLDAIQEKAVLDGLDFFAAGMGSLYAHQLREDSRRNSFGPKQSNGNMELVEAGEVEEVMAPEKLAEVAIKVLCAGMSVAISSLAEFALDSAEGYNEVVKQWDNVKCQNTASSNTRT; from the exons ATGGGATGTTCACATTCAAGGTTGGATGATGAAGAGGCAGTTCAGCTTTGTAGGGACAGAAAGAAGTTCATCAAACAAGCTGTTGAGCAAAGGACTCGGTTGGCCACTGGACACATGGCATACATAGAATCTCTGAAAAGAGTTTCAGCAGCACTTCGTGATTACATTGAAGGTGATGAACCTCGCGAGTTCTCATTGGACAATGCCATCACCCCACCTTTCACACCTGTGAAGAAGAAAAGTGGCCCGGGATTCATTCCTATATCAGCAAAACCCTTCGCAGCAACAGGAGCTATTGAGTTTGGGATCGGACCAAACTCTACTTTGAAAGTGAATTACTTTAGGCCTGGTGGTAACCCAGCAATTTCAGTTGAGGAAAGGCCTCAATCTCCGGAAAGGGTACGTGTTGAGACATATTATCCTCCAATGCAGCAGTATGGCTTTGATGGATTTTTCAACATGCAATCCTCACCGGTGAATCCCTCAATTTTTGCCTATTCTCCCAATAATAGGCCTACTATCCCTCCCCCTTCACCTCAAGCTTCCCAATGGGATTTCTTTTGGAACCCCTTTTCTTCTCTGGACAGCTATGGCTATCCTGCAAAAAGTATTGATCATGCTGCAATGGATGATGAATACAGAGGACTCAGGCAGGttagagaagaagaaggaataCCAGACCTGGAAGAAGATGAAACTGAACATGAAGATGGTGTTGGAAAAAGAAATGTAGTAGAAGAAAGAACTAGACCTAACATGAATTCTTCAAAAGAAGAAGTTATTGTTGAAgatgttgaagatgatgatgatgatgatgatgatgatgatgatgaggaggaggaggaggaggaggaggaggaggatgaggaggaggaagaggaggaagaaacaGACATTGAAGATGCAACCAAGCATGTTGCCAAAGATTCCCAAGCTCGTGGAAGTGCAAGTTTTGAAGTATCAAAAGCTCAAGCTGCTGGTCATATTGAATCTAGCCATAGAGAAATGACAATTGGTAAGAAAGATGCTGTGGAAGAAACACCTGGTTTTACTGTTTATGTAAACCGAAGGCCAACAAGCATGGCAGAAGTGATCAATGATATTGAAACTCAATTCACAATCGTATACAATGCAGCTAAAGATGTTGCAGCATTGTTAGAGGCCAAGAAATCTCAATATTTGTTGACTTCTAATGAACTTTCAG GATCAAAGTTGTTGAACCCGGTAGCTCTGATTCGATCAGCTTCTTCACGCTCTTCTTCATCACGATATTTGGTAAATTGTTCAAGCACTGGCAAGGAAGGTTGTGATGGCACAAAGAATCTCTCTGAGGAACATTGTATGTTATCAGGTAGTCACCACTCCACATTGGACAGATTAAATACCTGGGAGAAGAAACTCTATGAGGAAGTCAGG TCTGGAGAGCGTATCCGAATTGCATATGAGAAGAAATGCAAGCAACTCAGGAACTTTGATGCAAAAGGAGAGGACCCCTCTTGCGTAGATAAAGCAAGAGCAGCCATTAGAGATCTTGATACCCAGATAACAGTTTCAATACACTCAGTTGAAGCTATTTCAAGGCGAATCGAAACTCTAAGGGATGAAGAGTTATATCCCCAACTTCTTGAATTGGTGCAAGG GCTGGAAAGGATGTGGAAAGTGATGGCAGAATGCCATCAGAAACAGAAGAGAACCTTGGATGAAGCTAAGATTCTTCTAGCTGGCACTTATTCTAAACTACATGCTAGAAAACAATCTTCCATGTTAATGACAGATCCAAACAGGCTAGCTCGTTCAGCCTCCAATCTTGAATTTGAGCTAAGGAACTGGAGAAACGCCTTTGAGTCATGGATCACTTCTCAAAGATCCTACATTCATGCACTAACTGGATGGCTTCTTCGGTGCATGAGAACTGAGCCTGATGCATCCAAGTTGCCATGCTCTCCTCGTAGGTCAAGTGGCACTCACCCTTTGTTTGGACTGTGTGTTCAGTGGTCAAGACGCCTAGATGCCATACAAGAAAAGGCAGTGCTTGATGGCTTAGACTTTTTTGCAGCTGGGATGGGGTCCCTCTATGCACATCAGTTGAGAGAAGATTCTAGGAGAAACTCATTTGGACCAAAACAAAGTAATGGTAATATGGAACTAGTAGAAGCTGGTGAGGTAGAAGAGGTAATGGCTCCAGAAAAACTTGCTGAAGTTGCTATTAAGGTGCTTTGTGCTGGAATGTCTGTTGCTATTAGCTCACTGGCAGAGTTTGCTTTGGATTCTGCTGAGGGATACAATGAAGTTGTCAAGCAATGGGACAATGTCAAGTGTCAAAATACTGCTTCTAGCAACACCAGGACATAG
- the LOC106755180 gene encoding disease resistance protein RLM3-like, translating to MSDSNVPEIKYDVFVSFRGKEIRDGFLSHLTEAFDMKKINCFLDDKLEKGAEIWPSLVTAIERSAISLIIFSPDYASSNWCLEEVLKIVECKEKYERIVIPVFYKVAPTDVRHQSGSYENSYGFCMNLVRHKERLFFGFLFDASLRNSFIGN from the exons ATGTCAGACAGCAATGTTCCTGAAATAAAGTACGATGTTTTTGTCAGCTTCAGAGGCAAGGAAATCCGTGACGGATTTCTTAGCCATCTGACTGAGGCATTTgacatgaagaaaataaattgctTTCTAGATGATAAACTTGAGAAGGGAGCAGAAATATGGCCATCACTTGTAACAGCTATTGAAAGATCAGCCATTTCGTTGATCATCTTCTCACCAGACTACGCTTCTTCTAATTGGTGTTTAGAAGAAGTTCTGAAAATAGTTGAATGTAAAGAGAAATATGAACGGATTGTAATTCCGGTTTTCTACAAAGTGGCACCTACAGATGTAAGACATCAATCTGGAAGTTACGAAAAT AGTTATGGTTTCTGTATGAATCTGGTGAGGCATAAAGAAAGGTTGTTCTTTGGTTTCCTTTTCGATGCAAGTTTGAGGAATTCATTCATAGGGAACTAA